Proteins from one Malania oleifera isolate guangnan ecotype guangnan chromosome 4, ASM2987363v1, whole genome shotgun sequence genomic window:
- the LOC131153871 gene encoding vesicle-fusing ATPase-like — MASSSSPPPPPLRMAVSPQTPKQSLSHKVFVSKSDFSTLLEGEDKSTSATTKLRRMGRRSAPLFLVIIEGKHIFNVSYPHQYCFVRSILIAGNVHDFFRFVPPPNFNISKMTLQVEMSQDKRVKDVKAPLLQIAFKKTFSMKVVHVDEKFSIKFKGAQILLTLMEARCGHHSVDQGLLTHDSEIYFEILEGNVKIIDQIYDQDKLFRRRIHVNILEEQLTSLGIGGMTSTFMKLFEKAFATRTLPSDVSKRLSINHVKGVLLYGPPGTGKTLISRKIAALLNARGPWVVRGPEVYAKYLGESEEKMRELFKPALDDQKKYGNMSPLHIIIIDEIDSVARIDGFDHLNNIFLIGTTNRPDIIDGALLRPGRLELNLEISFPDEQGREQILKVHSRNIQKEGILQLDFDFKQLASMTENWSGADLESLVRQALSSAIVRASNGFQCFEEEKLRITEKDFLDCFYHIQNMKERGGA; from the exons ATGGCAtcctcttcttctcctcctcctcctcctctgcgCATGGCGGTTTCACCACAAACACCAAAGCAGAGCTTGAGCCACAAAGTATTCGTCTCTAAATCTGATTTCAGTACGCTTCTTGAGGGCGAGGATAAATCTACTTCTGCTACGACGAAATTGCGGCGTATGGGAAGAAGATCAGCTCCGCTCTTCCTCGTTATTATTGAAGGAAAGCACATTTTCAATGTTTCATATCCTCACCAGTACTGCTTCGTAC GTTCCATATTAATTGCGGGCAATGTGCATGACTTTTTTAGGTTTGTCCCCCCACCAAATTTCAACATTTCTAAAATGACTTTACAGGTTGAAATGTCTCAAGACAAAAGG GTTAAGGATGTTAAAGCTCCACTACTGCAAATAGCATTcaagaaaacattttccatgaaaGTTGTGCATGTTGATGAGAAATTTTCCATCAAATTCAAAGGAGCACAAATTCTTCTTACTCTAATGGAAGCTCGTTGTGGTCACCATTCCGTGGACCAAGGATTGCTTACTCATGATtctgaaatttattttgaaatcttAGAGGGCAATGTCAAG ATTATTGATCAGATCTACGACCAAGATAAGTTGTTCAGGAGAAGAATCCATGTGAATATTTTGGAGGAGCAGCTTACCTCTTTGGGCATTGGAGGCATGACATCCACATTCATGAAATTGTTTGAAAAAGCATTTGCAACAAGGACTCTGCCCTCGGACGTAAGCAAAAG gttAAGCATAAATCATGTCAAGGGTGTGCTATTGTATGGCCCCCCTGGAACTGGAAAAACATTAATTTCCAGGAAAATAGCTGCGCTGCTGAATGCTCGAGGTCCATGGGTTGTAAGGGGGCCTGAAGTTTATGCCAAGTACCTAGGAGAGTCGGAGGAAAAAATGAGGGAATTATTCAAGCCTGCTCTTGATGACCAAAAAAAATATG gaaatatgagtCCACTGCATATAATTATCATTGATGAAATTGATTCGGTTGCAAGA ATTGATGGATTTGACCATTTGAATAATATATTTCTTATTGGAACTACAAATCGACCCGATATAATTGATGGAGCATTATTGAG GCCCGGTCGGCTGGAACTCAATCTAGAGATTTCCTTTCCCGATGAACAAGGAAGGGAACAAATTCTGAAGGTGCATTCAAGAAATATCCAGAAAGAAGGAATCCTTCAATTGGattttgatttcaaacaacttg CTTCAATGACTGAAAATTGGAGTGGCGCTGACTTGGAATCCCTTGTTCGACAAGCACTTTCCAGTGCTATAGTTCGAGCAAGCAACGGTTTCCAGTGTTTTGAGGAGGAGAAGCTCAGAATTACTGAAAAAGATTTCCTTGATTGTTTCTATCATATTCAAAATATGAAGGAGCGTGGAGGGGCATGA